A genomic segment from Micromonospora echinaurantiaca encodes:
- a CDS encoding D-alanyl-D-alanine carboxypeptidase family protein, with protein MKVRLLAATAAAVLLPAGAVAPAAAAAPTATTPPTAPATAAGAPAQPCPRAPAPKVSRPPRPSPPPAVTEDRMVGGPALATAGLVVPAGVAAPPALTATSWLVADLDTGQVLGGCGPHEYGTPASVQKLLLAATMLPRLDPKQVVTVVDEDLDIEPGSSAVGLVPGGRYPIETVWLGLLLQSGNEAANLLARLGGGAEGRAGGVRAMNEYARRLGARQTHAVTPSGLDGAGQFTSAYDLALIARVCFADATFRRYALTERTRIPAQPARKARGFEIQNENQLIYHYPGALGGKTGFTDLARHTYVGAAERNGRRLVVTLLGAEPRPARGWEQGAALLDWGFSLPRDAAVGRLVEPGELDDLASPAPAGTGDPRPAAVSGPVDDGSVGRWWGVALGGAGVLLLGGLLWQRAIRRRVR; from the coding sequence GTGAAGGTTCGGCTGCTGGCGGCCACCGCGGCCGCCGTACTCCTGCCCGCCGGCGCGGTCGCTCCGGCGGCGGCCGCCGCGCCCACCGCGACCACACCGCCCACCGCGCCCGCCACGGCGGCCGGCGCGCCGGCGCAGCCCTGCCCGCGGGCGCCGGCGCCGAAGGTGTCCCGACCGCCGCGGCCGTCGCCACCGCCGGCGGTGACCGAGGACCGGATGGTGGGCGGCCCGGCGCTGGCCACCGCCGGGCTGGTCGTCCCGGCCGGGGTCGCGGCCCCGCCCGCGCTCACCGCGACCTCGTGGCTGGTCGCCGACCTGGACACCGGGCAGGTGCTCGGTGGCTGCGGCCCGCACGAGTACGGCACCCCGGCGAGCGTGCAGAAGCTGCTGCTGGCGGCGACCATGCTGCCCCGGCTCGACCCGAAACAGGTCGTCACGGTCGTCGACGAGGACCTGGACATCGAGCCGGGATCGTCCGCCGTCGGCCTGGTGCCGGGCGGTCGCTATCCGATCGAGACGGTCTGGCTGGGGCTGCTGCTGCAGTCCGGCAACGAGGCGGCCAACCTGCTGGCCCGCCTCGGCGGCGGCGCGGAGGGACGGGCCGGCGGGGTACGCGCGATGAACGAGTACGCGCGCCGCCTCGGCGCCCGCCAGACGCACGCGGTCACCCCGTCCGGGCTGGACGGCGCGGGCCAGTTCACCAGCGCGTACGACCTGGCGCTGATCGCCCGGGTCTGCTTCGCCGACGCCACCTTCCGCCGGTACGCGCTGACCGAGCGGACCCGGATCCCGGCCCAGCCCGCGCGCAAGGCCAGGGGCTTCGAGATCCAGAACGAGAACCAGCTGATCTACCACTACCCGGGTGCGCTGGGCGGCAAGACCGGCTTCACCGACCTGGCCCGGCACACGTACGTCGGGGCCGCCGAGCGGAACGGGCGTCGGCTGGTGGTGACGCTGCTCGGCGCGGAGCCACGGCCGGCCCGGGGCTGGGAGCAGGGTGCGGCGCTGCTCGACTGGGGCTTCTCGCTGCCCCGCGACGCGGCGGTCGGTCGGCTGGTCGAGCCGGGGGAGCTGGACGACCTGGCGTCGCCCGCCCCGGCGGGCACCGGCGACCCGCGCCCGGCCGCGGTGAGCGGCCCGGTCGACGACGGGTCGGTGGGCCGGTGGTGGGGCGTCGCGCTCGGCGGGGCCGGGGTGCTGCTGCTCGGCGGACTGCTCTGGCAACGGGCGATCCGCCGCCGCGTCCGCTGA
- a CDS encoding class I SAM-dependent methyltransferase — protein sequence MALISFDDTDAAAFAATRELPRNGLDRWRHAVGQHLRPRAGMTVLDLGAGTGAWAAAFTDWFGARVVGVEPAEAMRARTTHRPLLAGDAVAVPLRDATVDAAWLSTMIHHVPDLDAAARELRRVLRPGAPVLIRSPFPGRHHRIALFHWFPEAVRVLERYPDLARVRSAFAAAGFPVSSVEPVAQTTAASLAHYAQRLDRRAHTPLQLISDDEYAAGVARLAAAARDDSGPVVDHLDLLVLR from the coding sequence GTGGCTCTGATCTCCTTCGACGACACCGACGCGGCCGCCTTCGCCGCGACCCGCGAGCTGCCCCGCAACGGGCTGGACCGCTGGCGGCACGCGGTGGGCCAGCACCTGCGCCCCCGGGCCGGGATGACCGTGCTCGACCTCGGCGCCGGCACCGGCGCCTGGGCTGCCGCCTTCACCGACTGGTTCGGCGCCCGGGTGGTGGGGGTGGAGCCGGCCGAGGCGATGCGCGCCCGCACCACCCACCGCCCGCTGCTCGCCGGCGACGCGGTCGCGGTGCCGCTGCGCGACGCCACAGTGGACGCCGCCTGGCTGTCCACGATGATCCACCACGTCCCCGACCTGGATGCGGCGGCCCGCGAGCTGCGCCGGGTGCTCCGGCCGGGCGCGCCGGTGCTGATCCGCTCGCCGTTTCCCGGCCGGCACCACCGGATCGCCCTGTTCCACTGGTTCCCCGAGGCGGTCCGGGTCCTGGAGCGCTACCCCGACCTGGCCCGGGTGCGCTCGGCGTTCGCGGCGGCCGGGTTCCCGGTGAGCAGCGTCGAACCGGTCGCGCAGACCACCGCCGCCTCGCTGGCGCACTACGCGCAGCGGCTCGACCGCCGGGCGCACACCCCACTCCAGCTGATCAGCGACGACGAGTACGCGGCCGGGGTGGCCCGGCTGGCCGCCGCCGCCCGGGACGACAGCGGACCGGTCGTCGACCACCTCGACCTGCTCGTGCTGCGCTGA
- a CDS encoding acetylxylan esterase has product MVLTDLPEAQLRAYRSEVRAPDDFDRFWADTLAEARGCGWPTRTAPAETRLATVDVLDVTFAGYAGQPVRAWLRLPRHAPRPLPAVVQYAGYGGGRGHPLENLLWASAGFAHLQMDTRGQGSGWSRGETPDPAAAGPEAPGVTTRGIEDPRTYYYRRLIADGVRAVDAVRTLPAVDPARIAVLGHSQGGGVALAVAALAPDLAALVAGVPFLCDIPRAVLVTDAHPYREIRDYLAIHRHAEERVLTTLGYVDGVNFARRAEVPARFSVALMDEIVPPSTVFAAVNAYRGPAELSVWRYNGHEAGGIDDDEAALRFLRDHLSPDRVPAAVRPDTQEG; this is encoded by the coding sequence ATGGTCCTCACCGACCTGCCCGAGGCGCAACTGCGGGCGTACCGCAGCGAGGTGCGGGCGCCGGACGACTTCGACCGGTTCTGGGCCGACACCCTCGCCGAGGCCCGCGGCTGTGGGTGGCCGACGCGGACCGCGCCGGCGGAGACCCGCCTGGCCACCGTCGACGTCCTCGACGTCACCTTCGCCGGGTACGCGGGGCAGCCGGTGCGGGCCTGGCTGCGGCTGCCCCGCCACGCCCCACGGCCGCTGCCGGCAGTGGTGCAGTACGCCGGATACGGCGGCGGCCGGGGGCACCCGCTGGAGAACCTGTTGTGGGCGTCGGCCGGCTTCGCGCACCTGCAGATGGACACCCGAGGGCAGGGGTCGGGCTGGAGTCGAGGGGAGACCCCGGATCCGGCGGCCGCCGGACCGGAGGCGCCGGGCGTGACCACCCGGGGGATCGAGGACCCGCGCACCTACTACTACCGGCGGTTGATCGCCGACGGGGTCCGGGCGGTCGACGCCGTCCGGACCCTGCCGGCGGTGGACCCGGCGCGGATCGCGGTCCTCGGGCACAGCCAGGGCGGCGGGGTCGCGCTGGCCGTCGCCGCACTGGCGCCCGACCTGGCGGCCCTGGTGGCGGGGGTGCCGTTCCTGTGCGACATCCCGCGTGCCGTGCTGGTCACCGACGCCCACCCGTACCGGGAGATCCGCGACTACCTGGCCATCCACCGGCACGCCGAGGAGCGGGTGCTGACCACCCTCGGCTACGTCGACGGCGTCAACTTCGCCCGTCGCGCCGAGGTGCCGGCCCGATTCTCCGTCGCGCTGATGGACGAGATCGTGCCGCCGTCGACCGTCTTCGCGGCGGTCAACGCCTACCGGGGGCCGGCCGAGCTGTCGGTCTGGCGGTACAACGGCCACGAGGCCGGCGGAATCGACGACGACGAGGCCGCGCTGCGCTTCCTGCGCGACCACCTGTCGCCGGACCGGGTCCCGGCCGCCGTGCGGCCTGATACACAGGAGGGGTGA
- a CDS encoding LacI family DNA-binding transcriptional regulator, whose translation MDADEGRRVTITAIAREAGVSVPTVSRVLNGRSDVAPDTRERVEELLRHHGYRRRGSRTVRRAGLVDLVFNDLDSPWAVEIIRGVEDVAHGAGVGTVVSAIHRQSTAARLWLQNLRARATDGVIFVTSHLSPPLHAQLRRLNVPVVVVDPAGVPAIDVPTIGATNWAGGLAATEHLLSLGHRRIGFVAGPSQLLCSRARLDGYRAALEAAGVPVDDRLVQPGDFYHASGFAGGTALLDLDEPPTAIFAASDQMAFGVYEAIRRRGLRVADDVSVVGFDDLPEARWASPPLTTVRQPLVEMGRLAARTVLRLAQGEAIDSPRVELATDLVVRDSSAAPPAR comes from the coding sequence GTGGACGCGGACGAGGGACGCAGGGTGACCATCACCGCGATCGCGCGGGAGGCGGGTGTCTCGGTGCCCACCGTGTCGCGGGTGCTCAACGGGCGCTCGGACGTGGCCCCGGACACCCGGGAGCGAGTCGAGGAACTGCTGCGCCACCACGGCTACCGGCGCCGGGGCAGCCGCACCGTACGCCGCGCGGGCCTGGTCGACCTGGTCTTCAACGACCTCGACAGCCCCTGGGCGGTGGAGATCATCCGAGGGGTGGAGGACGTCGCGCACGGCGCCGGAGTGGGCACCGTGGTCTCCGCGATCCACCGGCAGTCGACCGCGGCCCGGCTGTGGCTGCAGAACCTGCGCGCCCGGGCCACCGACGGCGTCATCTTCGTGACCTCGCACCTGAGCCCGCCGCTGCACGCGCAGCTGCGCCGGCTCAACGTGCCCGTGGTGGTGGTCGACCCGGCCGGCGTGCCGGCCATCGACGTGCCGACGATCGGGGCCACCAACTGGGCCGGCGGGCTGGCCGCGACCGAGCACCTGCTCTCGCTCGGGCACCGGCGGATCGGGTTCGTGGCCGGGCCGAGCCAGCTGCTGTGCAGCCGCGCCCGGCTGGACGGCTACCGGGCGGCGCTGGAGGCCGCCGGGGTGCCGGTGGACGACCGGCTGGTGCAACCGGGCGACTTCTACCACGCCTCCGGCTTCGCCGGCGGAACCGCGCTGCTCGACCTGGACGAACCGCCGACGGCCATCTTCGCGGCCAGCGACCAGATGGCGTTCGGCGTCTACGAGGCGATCCGCCGCCGCGGTCTGCGGGTCGCCGACGACGTCAGCGTGGTCGGCTTCGACGACCTGCCGGAGGCCCGGTGGGCCTCACCGCCGCTGACCACCGTCCGGCAGCCGCTGGTGGAGATGGGCCGGCTGGCCGCCCGTACCGTGCTGCGGCTGGCGCAGGGCGAGGCGATCGACTCCCCCCGGGTGGAACTCGCCACCGATCTGGTGGTGCGGGACAGCTCCGCCGCCCCGCCGGCCCGGTAG
- a CDS encoding DinB family protein: protein MTTERIGPPVTGDERTMLRAFLDYHRATLAMKCDGLTDEQLRLRSMPPSTLTLLGLVRHMAEVERTWFRRVINGEDIPLVWSDSGDYQQAYDPTGSTRAEAFDAWQREVEHSQRIEREAESLDVTGYNARWDQRVSLRLVMLHLIHEYARHNGHADFLREGIDGTVGA, encoded by the coding sequence GTGACCACCGAACGGATCGGCCCACCGGTCACCGGGGACGAGCGCACCATGCTCCGCGCCTTCCTCGACTACCACCGGGCGACCCTGGCCATGAAGTGCGACGGGCTCACCGACGAGCAGTTGCGACTGCGCTCCATGCCGCCGTCGACGCTCACCCTGCTCGGGTTGGTGCGACACATGGCCGAGGTGGAGCGCACCTGGTTCCGTCGGGTCATCAACGGCGAGGACATCCCGCTGGTCTGGTCGGACTCCGGCGACTACCAGCAGGCGTACGACCCCACCGGGTCCACCCGGGCGGAGGCGTTCGACGCCTGGCAGCGGGAGGTGGAGCACTCCCAGCGGATCGAGCGGGAGGCGGAGTCGCTGGACGTGACCGGCTACAACGCCCGCTGGGACCAGAGGGTCTCGCTGCGGCTGGTGATGCTGCACCTGATCCACGAGTACGCCCGGCACAACGGGCACGCCGACTTCCTCCGCGAGGGCATCGACGGCACCGTCGGCGCCTGA
- a CDS encoding peptidylprolyl isomerase — translation MARLAGAALLAGALVGAGGTAAVAAPAAPGGATPTATAGGERPRTTPGPCAYTETPEDPAARPVPLPPDPRRTPDRGTVRVTLRTNQGPIGLTLDRAAAPCTVQSFLHLVRHRFYDRTSCHRLTAYPTLKVLQCGDPSGTGSGGPGYRYRDELPTDLPPAPTDPTGERKVYARGVLAMANAGPDTNGSQFFLVQSNSALRPHYTIFGSVDAAGLATLDRIAAGGIAPTAEDPAPVDGAPALPVEICRAVRHHHR, via the coding sequence CTGGCCCGCCTCGCCGGTGCGGCCCTGCTGGCCGGGGCGCTGGTCGGCGCCGGCGGCACCGCCGCGGTGGCCGCCCCCGCCGCGCCGGGCGGCGCGACGCCGACCGCCACCGCCGGGGGCGAGCGGCCGCGGACCACCCCCGGGCCGTGCGCGTACACCGAGACGCCGGAGGACCCGGCGGCCCGGCCCGTCCCGCTGCCGCCCGACCCGCGGCGTACCCCCGACCGTGGCACGGTCCGGGTCACCCTGCGCACCAACCAGGGGCCGATCGGCCTGACCCTGGACCGGGCCGCCGCGCCGTGCACCGTGCAGAGCTTCCTGCACCTGGTGCGGCACCGCTTCTACGACCGCACCTCGTGCCACCGGCTGACCGCGTACCCGACGCTGAAGGTGTTGCAGTGCGGCGACCCGTCCGGCACCGGTTCCGGCGGCCCCGGCTACCGGTACCGCGACGAACTGCCCACCGACCTGCCGCCGGCGCCGACCGACCCGACCGGGGAGCGCAAGGTCTACGCCCGCGGCGTGCTCGCCATGGCCAACGCCGGGCCGGACACCAACGGCAGCCAGTTCTTCCTGGTGCAGTCGAACTCGGCGCTGCGGCCGCACTACACAATCTTCGGCTCGGTGGACGCCGCGGGCCTGGCCACGCTGGACCGCATCGCAGCCGGTGGCATCGCCCCGACGGCCGAGGATCCGGCGCCGGTGGACGGTGCACCGGCACTGCCGGTGGAGATCTGCCGGGCGGTGCGGCACCACCACCGCTGA
- a CDS encoding M15 family metallopeptidase → MVAALGVLAASAGGCGRSSPEPAPSTPPAPTSAPAAAPRLPGFVVLADVDPRILTDIRYAGAHNFVGRPIAGYREPLCLLTREAAEALRQVQDAALAGGHSLKVYDCYRPQPAADDFLAWAKRPGEQQMKGEFYPRVAKSALFDQGYIGTPTSHSRGSTLDLTLVDVPAPSQPPYAPGRPLVPCTAPVGQRFADNSIDMGTGFDCFDSLAHTDDPRVTDPARENRRLLRRLMTDAGFVNYDREWWHYRYRDEPYPDTYFDAPVARASVG, encoded by the coding sequence GTGGTCGCGGCGCTCGGGGTGCTCGCGGCGTCCGCCGGAGGCTGCGGACGCTCCTCGCCCGAACCGGCGCCGAGCACACCGCCGGCCCCGACCTCGGCGCCGGCCGCGGCGCCGCGCCTGCCGGGCTTCGTGGTGCTCGCCGACGTCGACCCGCGCATCCTGACCGACATCCGGTACGCCGGGGCGCACAACTTCGTCGGCCGGCCGATCGCCGGCTACCGGGAACCGCTCTGCCTGCTCACCCGCGAGGCGGCGGAAGCGCTGCGCCAGGTCCAGGACGCCGCGCTGGCCGGCGGGCACAGCCTCAAGGTGTACGACTGCTACCGCCCTCAGCCGGCCGCCGACGACTTCCTCGCCTGGGCGAAGCGGCCGGGCGAGCAGCAGATGAAGGGGGAGTTCTACCCCCGGGTGGCGAAGTCGGCGCTGTTCGACCAGGGCTACATCGGGACGCCCACCTCGCACAGCCGGGGCAGCACGCTCGACCTGACCCTGGTCGACGTCCCCGCCCCCAGCCAACCCCCGTACGCGCCGGGCCGGCCGCTGGTCCCCTGCACCGCGCCGGTGGGACAGCGGTTCGCCGACAACAGCATCGACATGGGCACCGGGTTCGACTGCTTCGACTCGCTCGCGCACACCGACGACCCCCGGGTCACCGACCCCGCCCGGGAGAACCGGCGGCTGCTCCGGCGGCTGATGACCGACGCGGGATTCGTCAACTACGACCGCGAGTGGTGGCACTACCGCTACCGGGACGAGCCGTATCCGGACACCTACTTCGACGCACCGGTGGCCCGCGCGTCGGTCGGCTGA
- a CDS encoding zinc-dependent alcohol dehydrogenase family protein — translation MKALVYGGPGKKSWKDVPDPTIEAPRDAIIRVDAVTICGTDLHILGGDVPAVQPGRVLGHEAVGTVVSVGDGVTNLAVGDRVLASCISACGVCRYCREGSYGQCLGGGGWVLGHTVDGVQAEYARIPFADLSTYRLPATVSDEAAVLLADILPTSYEVGVLNGRVRPGDTVVVVGTGPIGLAAILTAKLFSPAQVVAVDRAQSRLDAAKQFGADVTVLADADPLAAVREVTGGLGADVVIEAVGTPAAFELCTTLVRPGGHVANVGVHGKPVTLHLEDLWIRNVTITTGLVDTHSTAKLLDMLVAGQLDTGHLVTHRFPLDEILAAYDVFARPAETGALKVVLSR, via the coding sequence ATGAAGGCGCTCGTCTACGGCGGACCGGGCAAGAAGTCCTGGAAGGACGTTCCCGATCCCACGATCGAGGCGCCGCGCGACGCGATCATCCGGGTCGACGCGGTGACCATCTGCGGCACCGACCTGCACATCCTGGGCGGCGACGTGCCCGCGGTACAGCCCGGCCGGGTGCTGGGCCACGAGGCGGTCGGCACCGTGGTGTCGGTCGGCGACGGCGTGACCAACCTGGCCGTGGGCGACCGGGTGCTCGCGTCCTGCATCTCCGCCTGCGGCGTGTGCCGCTACTGCCGGGAGGGCAGCTACGGCCAGTGCCTCGGCGGCGGTGGCTGGGTGCTCGGCCACACCGTCGACGGCGTCCAGGCCGAGTACGCCCGGATCCCGTTCGCCGACCTGTCCACCTACCGGCTGCCGGCGACGGTCTCCGACGAGGCGGCCGTGCTGCTGGCCGACATCCTGCCCACGTCCTACGAGGTGGGCGTGCTCAACGGGCGGGTCCGCCCGGGTGACACCGTGGTGGTGGTCGGCACCGGCCCGATCGGGCTGGCCGCGATCCTCACCGCGAAGCTGTTCTCCCCGGCCCAGGTGGTGGCCGTGGACCGGGCGCAGAGCCGGCTGGACGCGGCCAAGCAGTTCGGCGCGGACGTCACCGTGCTCGCCGACGCCGACCCGCTGGCGGCGGTCCGTGAGGTCACCGGCGGCCTCGGGGCCGACGTGGTGATCGAGGCCGTCGGCACCCCGGCCGCGTTCGAACTCTGCACCACCCTGGTCCGCCCCGGCGGGCACGTGGCCAACGTCGGCGTGCACGGCAAGCCGGTGACGCTGCACCTGGAAGACCTGTGGATCCGCAACGTCACCATCACCACCGGCCTGGTGGACACCCACTCCACCGCCAAGCTGCTCGACATGCTGGTCGCCGGGCAGCTGGACACCGGCCACCTGGTCACCCACCGGTTCCCGCTCGACGAGATCCTCGCCGCGTACGACGTCTTCGCCCGGCCGGCGGAGACGGGTGCGCTCAAGGTGGTGCTGAGCCGCTGA
- a CDS encoding cupin domain-containing protein has product MEVLSLSQLAEEHLTSAREASSGRSGRSLHPGAHHRLRQTLVALVGGRSLDEHESPGEATLQVLRGRVRLTAGEQSCAGGPGDLLVIPPRRHALHAEEDAVVLLTVTPRP; this is encoded by the coding sequence ATGGAGGTCCTGTCGCTGTCCCAGCTCGCCGAGGAGCACCTGACATCGGCACGCGAGGCGAGCAGCGGACGCAGCGGACGTTCCCTGCACCCCGGTGCGCACCACCGGCTGCGGCAGACCCTGGTGGCCCTGGTCGGCGGCCGGTCCCTGGACGAGCACGAGAGCCCGGGCGAGGCCACCCTGCAGGTGCTGCGGGGGCGGGTCCGGCTCACCGCCGGGGAGCAGTCGTGCGCGGGCGGACCGGGCGACCTGCTGGTCATCCCGCCGCGCCGGCACGCCCTGCACGCCGAGGAGGACGCGGTGGTGCTGTTGACCGTCACTCCCCGCCCCTGA
- a CDS encoding MerR family transcriptional regulator, translated as MGDRSGRLRAVDLAATAGISVQQVRNYVDLGVLPPVERTPAGYRIFTAGHARALAVARRLAEGHGWTRTREIMAAVHRGDLPAALATLDAGHAELDRERAEIRRVLGAFETVVAAPPTAAPPTAAPPTAAPAPRRGLRIGVVARLVGVRTSQLRLWEGRGLLRPVRERGTRYRVYDEAELRAAQVVALLRRGAYPFDIIAAVLDELRSTGSPQRVRAELARREQDLHRRSLRRLGGSAALHDYLRHRGLIG; from the coding sequence GTGGGCGATCGGAGCGGGCGGCTGCGGGCGGTCGACCTCGCGGCGACCGCCGGCATCTCGGTGCAGCAGGTCCGCAACTACGTCGACCTCGGCGTGCTGCCACCGGTCGAGCGCACCCCGGCCGGCTACCGGATCTTCACCGCCGGGCACGCCCGAGCGCTGGCCGTGGCCCGGCGGCTGGCCGAGGGGCACGGCTGGACGCGTACCCGGGAGATCATGGCCGCGGTGCACCGCGGTGACCTGCCGGCGGCGCTGGCCACGCTGGACGCCGGGCATGCCGAGCTGGACCGGGAGCGGGCCGAGATCCGGCGGGTGCTCGGCGCTTTCGAGACCGTGGTCGCCGCCCCGCCCACCGCCGCCCCGCCCACCGCCGCCCCGCCCACCGCCGCGCCGGCCCCCCGGCGGGGTCTGCGGATCGGCGTGGTCGCCAGGCTGGTCGGGGTCCGCACCTCGCAGCTGCGGCTCTGGGAGGGGCGGGGACTGCTCCGGCCGGTACGCGAGCGCGGCACCCGCTACCGGGTGTACGACGAGGCGGAACTACGGGCGGCGCAGGTGGTCGCGCTGCTGCGCCGGGGCGCCTATCCGTTCGACATCATCGCCGCCGTCCTCGACGAACTGCGCAGCACCGGCAGCCCGCAGCGGGTCCGGGCCGAACTCGCCCGGCGCGAGCAGGACCTGCACCGGCGCAGCCTGCGGCGGCTGGGCGGCTCCGCCGCGCTGCACGACTACCTGCGCCACCGGGGCCTGATCGGCTGA
- a CDS encoding alpha/beta hydrolase has protein sequence MALMRVDFYSEVLTLSTSMTVILPQRTTSQIGMAGGVTAGDPPVLYLLHGLTDDDTIWLRRTSIERYVAPLGLAVVMPQVSRSFYSDEEHGNRYWTFLSSELPQVCSSFFRLSQRREDTFVAGLSMGGYGAVKWALREPDRFAAAASLSGALDVATRRHHPTSPLDPAVWHTVFGERRVTGTEDDTIALLDRYGDGGADAPALYVACGTEDFLYEDNVHFVETARLRGIPLTVDFSPGTHDWAYWDAKIQDVLAWLPLRG, from the coding sequence GTGGCCCTGATGCGTGTCGACTTCTACTCCGAGGTGCTCACCCTCAGCACCTCGATGACGGTGATCCTGCCGCAGCGCACCACCTCGCAGATCGGCATGGCCGGCGGCGTCACCGCCGGCGATCCGCCGGTGCTGTACCTGCTGCACGGCCTGACCGACGACGACACCATCTGGCTGCGCCGCACTTCGATCGAGCGGTACGTCGCCCCGCTCGGCCTGGCCGTGGTGATGCCCCAGGTGTCCCGCAGCTTCTACAGCGACGAGGAGCACGGCAACCGGTACTGGACCTTCCTCAGCTCCGAGCTGCCGCAGGTCTGCTCGTCGTTCTTCCGGCTGTCCCAACGGCGCGAGGACACCTTCGTCGCCGGGCTGTCGATGGGCGGCTACGGCGCGGTGAAGTGGGCGCTGCGCGAGCCCGACCGGTTCGCCGCCGCGGCCAGCCTCTCCGGCGCGCTGGACGTGGCCACCCGCCGGCACCACCCGACCAGCCCGCTGGACCCGGCGGTCTGGCACACCGTGTTCGGCGAGCGCCGGGTGACCGGCACCGAGGACGACACGATCGCCCTGCTCGACCGGTACGGCGACGGCGGCGCCGACGCACCCGCGCTCTACGTCGCCTGCGGCACCGAGGACTTCCTGTACGAGGACAACGTCCACTTCGTCGAGACGGCCCGGCTTCGCGGGATCCCGCTCACCGTGGACTTCTCCCCCGGCACGCACGACTGGGCGTACTGGGACGCCAAGATCCAGGACGTGCTGGCCTGGTTGCCGCTGCGTGGGTGA